The following DNA comes from Longimicrobiaceae bacterium.
TGGCGATCACGTCCAGCGTCCCGTCTGCCACGCCCCGGCGCACCGCGTCGCGGTCGGCCTCGGAGCGGAGGGGCGGGTTCATCTTCGCGTCGGTGCGGTACAGCTCCACTGCGGCGTCGGTGAGGGTGAAGTGGTGGGGAGATGCCTCGGCGCTGACCCGCACGCCGCGTGCCCTGGCCTCGCGGATCAGCTCCACGCCGCCGCGCGTCGAAACGTGCTGCACGTGCAGGCGGCCGCCGGTGAGCTCCGCCAGCATCAGGTCGCGGGCGATCATCACGTCTTCCGCCGCGTTGGGGATGCCGGTGAGGCCCAGCCGCGTCGCGACGATCCCCTCGTTCATCGACCCGCCGCGCGACAGCGTCAGCTCCTCGGCATGCACGGCCACGGGGAGATCGAACGTCTGCGCGTACTCCAGAGCCAGGCGCATCACCCCCGCGCTGGACACCGGCCGCCCGTCGTCCGTCACGCACACGGCGCCCGCGTGCACCAGCTCGCCGAACTCGGTGAGCTGCTCGCCCATCTGCCCCACGGTAATGCAGCCGGACGGGTAGACGCGGGCCGCCCCGGCGCGCTGTCCCTCCGCGACCACGAACCCGACGGACGCGGGCGAGTCGATGGGCGGCGACGTGTTGGGCATCGCCACGATCGACGTGAAGCCGCCCGCCGCCGCCGCCCGCGCGCCGCTGGAGATGGTCTCCTTGTGCTCCCCGCCGGGCTCGCGAAGGTGCACGTGCACGTCGATCAGCCCCGGCGCGACGACCAGGCCGGAGGCGTCGACCACCTCCGCGCCCTCGTATGCCAGGCCCTCGCCCAGCTCCGCCACCGCCCCGTCGCGGAGGTAGAGGTCGAGCACGGCGTCCAGCCCCTGCGTCGGGTCGATCACGCGCCCGCCGCGGATGAGCAGCGGCCTCACGCGTCGCCTCCGCGCTTGGCGGCTTCGGCCGTCTCCGGAGCGTGGCCGGAGAGGAGGTAGAGCACGGCCATGCGCACGGCGACCCCGTTGGTGACCTGCTGAAGGATGACCGACTGCGGCCCGTCGGCCACGTCGGAGTCGATCTCCACCCCGCGGTTCATGGGGCCGGGGTGGAGGACGAGCACGTTGCGCGGCGCGCTCTCGATGCGGGCGCGCGTAACGCCAAACACGCGGTTGTACTCGCGCAGGCTGGGGATGAAGCCGCCCGTCATCCGCTCCAGCTGGAGGCGCAGGACGTTGAGCACGTCGGCCCACTCGATCGCCTCCTCCACGCGCCGGAAGACGGTTACGCCCATCTCCTCGATGGCCGGCGGCAGCAGCGTGCGCGGCCCGCAGACGGCCACCTGCGCGCCCAGGCGCCGCAGGCCCCAGATGTTGGAGCGGGCCACGCGCGAGTGCAGCACGTCGCCCACGATGCACACCTTCAGCTTGTCGATGGGGCCGCGGTGGTCGCGGATGGTGAGCAGGTCCAGCAGCCCCTGCGTGGGGTGCTCGTGCTTGCCGTCTCCCGCGTTCACCACGTTGCTGGGGATGCGCTCCGCCAGGAAGCGCGCCGAGCCGGAAGACGAGTGGCGGATCACCACCATGTCCACGCCCATCGCCTCCAGGTTGCGCGCCGTGTCCACCAGCGTCTCGCCCTTCTGCACCGAGCTGCCGGTGGTGCTGATGCTCACCGTGTCCGCGCCCATCCGCTTCTCCGCGAACTCGAACGACACCCGCGTGCGGGTGCTGTTCTCGAAGAAGGCGTTCACGATCGTCCGGTTGCGCAGCGCCGGCACCTTCTTGATGGGACGGACGGAGATCTCCTTGAACGTCTCGGCCGTGTCGAGGATGGAAAGGATCTGCTCGCCCGTAAGGTCTTCCAGCGCCAGCAGGTCCTTGCCCAGCGAGGGAGCGGTGGGATGCGCCATCAGCCCGCGCCTCCGCCGCCGTCCACGACTTCGACCCCCAGCGCGCCGCCGTCCGTGCGCGGCACCCGCACCTCCACGCGCCCGCCCGCCGGCACCGGCACCTTCGCGCCCACGATGTCGGCCTGGATCGGCAGCTCGCGTCCCTCGCGGTCCACGAGGACGCACAGGAGCGTGCGGCTGGGCCGGCCGTAGTCCGCCAGCTCATCGAGCGCGGCGCGGACCGTTCGGCCCGTGTACAGCACGTCGTCCACGATCACCACCTGCCGCCCGTCG
Coding sequences within:
- a CDS encoding dihydroorotase yields the protein MRPLLIRGGRVIDPTQGLDAVLDLYLRDGAVAELGEGLAYEGAEVVDASGLVVAPGLIDVHVHLREPGGEHKETISSGARAAAAGGFTSIVAMPNTSPPIDSPASVGFVVAEGQRAGAARVYPSGCITVGQMGEQLTEFGELVHAGAVCVTDDGRPVSSAGVMRLALEYAQTFDLPVAVHAEELTLSRGGSMNEGIVATRLGLTGIPNAAEDVMIARDLMLAELTGGRLHVQHVSTRGGVELIREARARGVRVSAEASPHHFTLTDAAVELYRTDAKMNPPLRSEADRDAVRRGVADGTLDVIATDHAPHHYDEKEQAFEDAPNGIVGLETALGLSYTELVATGLIDLATLVERMSCAPARAMSIRGGTLKRGQPADVTLIDPNAEWTVDPRTFLSLSRNTPFRGRALRCRAVRTIVGGRTVWEAAP
- a CDS encoding aspartate carbamoyltransferase catalytic subunit — protein: MAHPTAPSLGKDLLALEDLTGEQILSILDTAETFKEISVRPIKKVPALRNRTIVNAFFENSTRTRVSFEFAEKRMGADTVSISTTGSSVQKGETLVDTARNLEAMGVDMVVIRHSSSGSARFLAERIPSNVVNAGDGKHEHPTQGLLDLLTIRDHRGPIDKLKVCIVGDVLHSRVARSNIWGLRRLGAQVAVCGPRTLLPPAIEEMGVTVFRRVEEAIEWADVLNVLRLQLERMTGGFIPSLREYNRVFGVTRARIESAPRNVLVLHPGPMNRGVEIDSDVADGPQSVILQQVTNGVAVRMAVLYLLSGHAPETAEAAKRGGDA